In Rhizophagus irregularis chromosome 26, complete sequence, one genomic interval encodes:
- a CDS encoding uncharacterized protein (SECRETED:cutsite_VTA-AP; SECRETED:prob_0.7984); SECRETED:SignalP(1-22): protein MKLTIAICLAILGVSTLNEVTAAPTPNTGIGLNDKRDESPSSYYYDDKKKEDKDDYYYYYYDHKKGKKEHSYKNDKDDYYKKDDHEDKDKKYYRRDALASPDDSYNDDYYKDGDYKNEYYYEKDDHKDDYHKKDDKDKKYYRRDALASPDDSYNDDYYKDNDYKNEYYYEKDDHKDDYHKKDDHKDKDNKYYRRDALASPDDSYNDDYYKDDDYKNEYYYEKDDHKDDYHKKDDHKDKDNKYYRRDALASPDDTYNDDYYKDDDYKNEYYYEKDDHKDDYHKKDDHKDKDNKYYRRDALASPDDSYNDDYYKDDDYKNEYYYEKDDHKDDYHKKDDHKDKDNKYYRRDALASPDDTYNDDYYKDDDYKNEYYYEKDSHKDDYHKKDDYYKKNKKDDKKSYY from the exons atgaaGTTAACAATAGCTATTTGTTTGGCAATTTTGGGAGTTTCAACCCTTAATGAAG tTACTGCTGCTCCTACTCCTAATACCGGGATTGGATTGAATGATAAACGTGACGAGTCACCTTCttcatattattatgatgataagAAGAAGGAAGACAaagatgattattattattactactacgatcataaaaaagggaaaaaagaACATTCCTACAAAAATGATAAAGACGACTACTACAAGAAAGATGATCACGAAGACAAGGACAAGAAGTATTACAGACGTGATGCCTTAGCTTCACCAGATGATTCCTATAATGATGATTACTACAAGGATGGTGATTACAAGAATGAGTACTACTACGAGAAAGATGACCACAAAGATGATTACCACAAGAAAGATGATAAGGACAAGAAATACTACAGACGTGATGCCTTAGCTTCACCAGATGATTCCTACAATGACGATTACTATAAGGATAATGATTATAAGAATGAGTACTACTACGAGAAAGATGACCACAAAGACGATTACCACAAGAAAGATGACCACAAAGACAAGGACAATAAATACTACAGACGTGATGCCTTAGCTTCACCAGATGATTCCTACAATGACGATTATTATAAGGATGATGATTACAAGAATGAGTACTACTACGAGAAAGATGACCACAAAGATGATTACCACAAGAAAGATGATCACAAAGACAAGGACAATAAATACTACAGGCGTGATGCCTTAGCTTCACCAGATGATACATACAATGACGATTATTACAAGGATGATGACTACAAGAATGAGTACTACTACGAGAAAGATGACCACAAAGATGATTACCACAAGAAAGATGATCACAAAGATAAGGACAATAAATACTACAGACGTGATGCCTTAGCTTCACCAGATGATTCCTACAATGACGATTATTATAAGGATGATGATTACAAGAATGAGTACTATTACGAGAAAGATGACCACAAAGATGATTACCACAAGAAAGATGACCACAAAGACAAGGACAATAAATACTACAGACGTGATGCCTTAGCTTCACCAGATGATACATACAATGACGATTATTATAAGGATGATGACTACAAGAATGAGTACTATTACGAGAAAGATAGCCACAAAGACGATTACCACAAGAAAGATGATTActacaagaaaaataaaaaagatgacaagaaatcttattattaa